One Lactobacillus crispatus DNA segment encodes these proteins:
- a CDS encoding FAD-dependent oxidoreductase, whose translation MSKKKIIIVGASHGGQEAAYEILDRYDDVDVTIYEAGDFVSFMSCGMKLFLEGKTTGQDNVRNFTPEDLAERGGKVVNNTAVTALDPAKKTVTVKNVKDGTTKEVSYDKLIISSGVNPASLPLPGADLKNIMLMRGYDCATEINAAAQDEAIKNVAVIGAGNGIAAAEVFAKAGKNVTLIDGGQKPLENYLNDTYTSLFEKELTDHGVNLAMNTKVTGFVGNGKVNAVQTDKGDITADCVIITVGIKPNTAWLKNTIDLYDNGYIKVDNYFRTNVKDVYAIGDAIFPFSIPANRRVPMPSAIAARHEAQYVVEHLFEDKPERVFKGLVGAQLLEAFDLHAVTTGLSEKNAKRAGINAKETVLKSYLRPDYIPEKDNPTCYIAVVYNEDSHQILGGSVLSSYDISGQANVLSLAIRNKLTLEDLAEADFFFSPTYDKQWSLVNQVAQKALGLKLTV comes from the coding sequence ATGTCAAAAAAGAAAATCATTATTGTAGGTGCATCCCACGGCGGCCAAGAGGCAGCTTATGAAATTTTAGATCGTTATGATGATGTAGACGTTACGATTTATGAAGCAGGCGACTTCGTTTCCTTTATGTCTTGCGGAATGAAGCTATTCCTTGAAGGAAAAACTACAGGCCAAGACAACGTTAGAAACTTTACTCCTGAAGATCTAGCTGAACGGGGTGGTAAAGTTGTTAATAACACAGCAGTAACAGCTCTTGATCCAGCTAAAAAGACGGTTACTGTCAAAAACGTAAAAGATGGTACAACCAAAGAAGTTAGTTATGATAAGCTAATTATTTCTTCAGGTGTTAACCCCGCAAGTTTGCCTCTTCCTGGAGCAGACCTGAAAAATATTATGTTGATGAGAGGCTATGATTGCGCTACAGAGATCAATGCAGCTGCTCAAGATGAAGCTATTAAAAATGTTGCAGTTATTGGTGCTGGTAACGGAATTGCAGCTGCCGAGGTTTTCGCTAAAGCAGGCAAGAATGTTACTTTAATTGACGGTGGGCAAAAACCACTAGAAAATTATTTGAATGATACTTATACTAGCTTATTTGAAAAAGAATTGACTGATCATGGTGTTAACCTGGCTATGAACACTAAAGTTACTGGCTTTGTTGGCAATGGAAAGGTCAATGCAGTTCAGACTGATAAGGGTGATATTACTGCTGATTGTGTCATTATTACAGTTGGTATTAAGCCAAATACTGCTTGGTTGAAAAACACGATCGATCTTTATGACAATGGCTACATTAAGGTAGACAATTACTTTAGAACCAATGTAAAGGATGTCTATGCAATTGGGGATGCAATCTTCCCGTTTAGCATTCCAGCTAACAGAAGAGTACCGATGCCATCTGCCATTGCTGCACGGCATGAGGCTCAATATGTTGTTGAGCACTTATTTGAAGACAAGCCAGAACGTGTCTTTAAGGGCTTAGTTGGTGCACAATTGCTTGAAGCCTTTGATTTACATGCAGTAACAACAGGACTCAGTGAAAAGAATGCCAAGCGAGCAGGAATTAATGCAAAAGAAACAGTCTTAAAGAGTTATCTTCGTCCAGACTATATTCCTGAAAAAGATAATCCTACTTGCTATATTGCTGTTGTTTATAATGAAGACAGCCACCAAATCTTAGGCGGTAGCGTACTTTCATCATATGACATTAGTGGCCAAGCCAATGTTTTGAGCTTAGCTATTAGAAATAAGTTGACACTGGAAGATTTAGCAGAAGCAGATTTCTTCTTTTCACCAACTTATGACAAGCAATGGAGTCTGGTAAATCAAGTAGCACAAAAGGCATTAGGCTTAAAATTAACTGTTTAG
- a CDS encoding Rpn family recombination-promoting nuclease/putative transposase — MRRRINRYPRITNDLVFGHVMSNKKNCLELLRRMFPELKLTKVNVITQYDGNIGLESKNIRLDIWAQDDQSRVYDIEMQTTRKNDLEKRMMYYAGISACRRISTTT; from the coding sequence ATGAGGAGAAGAATTAATCGATATCCTCGAATTACTAACGACTTGGTATTCGGTCATGTTATGAGCAATAAAAAGAATTGTCTGGAACTGCTACGTCGGATGTTTCCTGAATTAAAATTGACAAAAGTTAATGTCATTACCCAGTATGACGGCAACATTGGACTAGAATCCAAAAACATTCGCTTAGATATCTGGGCACAAGATGATCAAAGTCGAGTGTATGATATTGAGATGCAAACAACACGTAAAAATGATCTAGAAAAACGGATGATGTACTACGCAGGGATATCAGCCTGCAGAAGGATATCGACTACTACGTGA
- a CDS encoding SLAP domain-containing protein, with product MRKNTRIVSMAAAALLAVAPVAASAVPVNAAISLGTVTNTTGTTSTTTATTAKPTDRSYFTYGNQVIDAASTTDKTANVVPTTISIKAKDTVASVTKAINDLGLVFFSTNNASGEKVNLKDSEVAAILKNAGVTLDKDNKNITAVPTSDFNLTLTGTGSTSTQTATVQIPVVVSGSSSTTDTTQNPVINWSLNGQSKGSVNGQIFQVAVGSQFNPTNFVNSNGEPVIISAVQNSNNNTAASLEATSNPVNTSEAGRYYNVTLTATGLTGKKTTATYTVLITSSHKQALYANGASSIATYHIYGINVRPASTTFKDGDTVYVADQTRTLNNVSYSQVSTKSKSDANSSNIWVKTSSLVKPAGDTNTKTLPVMVDSRAYDKNGNYLGHMYYAYNDIEIVPTVVTINGKTYYKVANKDEYVRVTNITGNQRTLKHNAYIYWSSYRRTPGTGKMYRGQTVTTYGGQMRFKNGKKYYRIEGCRNNNKRYIKAVNFY from the coding sequence ATGAGAAAGAATACAAGAATTGTAAGTATGGCTGCTGCCGCTTTGTTGGCAGTTGCTCCTGTAGCAGCTTCAGCTGTTCCAGTTAACGCTGCTATTAGTTTAGGTACAGTAACTAACACTACTGGTACTACAAGTACTACTACAGCAACAACAGCAAAGCCAACAGATAGATCATACTTTACATATGGCAATCAAGTAATTGATGCTGCAAGTACTACCGATAAAACAGCTAATGTTGTACCAACTACTATTTCTATTAAGGCTAAAGATACTGTAGCTAGTGTTACTAAGGCAATTAATGATTTAGGATTAGTTTTCTTTAGTACGAATAATGCCAGTGGAGAAAAAGTTAACCTTAAAGATAGTGAAGTTGCTGCTATTCTTAAGAATGCAGGTGTAACTCTTGATAAAGATAACAAGAATATTACTGCGGTACCAACTAGTGATTTCAATCTTACTTTAACTGGTACAGGTTCTACTTCTACGCAAACAGCTACTGTTCAAATCCCAGTTGTAGTTTCAGGTTCAAGTTCAACTACAGATACTACTCAAAATCCAGTGATCAATTGGTCATTGAATGGTCAAAGCAAGGGGAGTGTTAATGGTCAAATATTCCAAGTAGCTGTTGGTTCACAATTTAATCCAACTAATTTTGTAAATAGTAATGGTGAGCCAGTTATTATTTCAGCTGTACAAAACAGCAATAATAATACAGCTGCTTCACTAGAAGCAACTTCAAATCCTGTTAATACTTCAGAAGCAGGACGTTACTATAATGTAACTTTAACTGCTACTGGTTTAACTGGTAAGAAGACTACTGCAACATACACTGTTTTAATTACTTCAAGCCACAAACAAGCTCTATATGCTAATGGCGCAAGCTCAATCGCAACTTACCACATTTATGGCATTAATGTAAGACCAGCTTCAACTACTTTCAAAGATGGTGACACTGTTTACGTTGCTGATCAAACTAGAACCCTTAACAATGTATCATACTCACAAGTTTCAACTAAGTCTAAGTCAGATGCTAACTCAAGCAACATTTGGGTTAAGACTTCATCACTTGTTAAGCCAGCTGGTGACACTAACACCAAGACTTTGCCAGTAATGGTTGATTCAAGAGCTTATGACAAGAACGGTAACTACTTAGGTCACATGTACTACGCTTACAACGACATTGAAATCGTTCCAACTGTTGTAACTATCAACGGTAAGACTTACTACAAGGTGGCTAACAAGGACGAATACGTTCGTGTAACCAACATTACTGGTAACCAACGTACTTTGAAGCACAATGCCTACATTTATTGGTCATCATACCGTCGTACTCCAGGTACTGGTAAGATGTACAGAGGTCAAACTGTAACTACTTACGGTGGTCAAATGAGATTTAAGAACGGTAAGAAGTACTACAGAATTGAAGGCTGCAGAAACAACAACAAGCGTTACATCAAGGCTGTAAACTTCTATTAA
- a CDS encoding MurR/RpiR family transcriptional regulator, which yields MTKIIDTIYSKLATMSASDQKIAQVILKQPEQVVNYTISKLATEAEVSDASVTRFCHNLDLTGFHDLKIQLAQNATESVSLQNMSRDDASANLELIEKNKVAEIKATLENVTEAKLDQVLHFLTESRIVQVSAEGDTYPVAADAVYKFNQIGLLAIDSGGTIETAIAQTMNLSKKDCLLVISNSGEAAGIIKQIKVAKQKGMPVIAITNRDDSPIALLADVHLKTAVRQTVMQSQYYFSRVASMTMIEALYLLLIAGDAGRVEHIKEHEAIISNQKI from the coding sequence TGTCAGCCAGTGATCAGAAGATTGCTCAAGTGATCTTAAAACAGCCCGAACAGGTGGTAAATTATACAATTTCAAAATTAGCAACTGAAGCTGAGGTGAGTGATGCTTCGGTGACGCGCTTTTGTCATAATTTAGATTTGACAGGTTTTCATGATTTAAAAATTCAACTAGCTCAGAATGCAACTGAAAGTGTGTCACTTCAAAATATGTCACGTGATGATGCTAGTGCTAATTTGGAATTAATTGAGAAAAATAAAGTCGCCGAGATTAAGGCGACTTTGGAGAATGTGACTGAAGCCAAATTAGATCAGGTGCTGCATTTTTTGACTGAAAGCAGAATTGTGCAGGTTAGTGCGGAGGGCGATACTTATCCGGTGGCCGCTGATGCAGTGTATAAGTTTAATCAGATTGGCTTGTTGGCAATTGATTCGGGTGGCACGATTGAAACGGCAATTGCGCAGACAATGAACCTGAGTAAAAAGGATTGCTTGTTGGTGATTTCGAATTCAGGTGAAGCAGCGGGAATCATTAAGCAAATTAAGGTAGCCAAACAAAAAGGGATGCCGGTGATTGCGATCACCAATCGCGATGATTCACCGATTGCGCTATTAGCTGATGTGCATTTAAAGACAGCAGTGCGGCAGACGGTGATGCAATCGCAGTATTATTTCTCACGCGTGGCAAGTATGACAATGATTGAGGCATTATATTTGTTACTTATTGCGGGGGATGCAGGGCGAGTTGAGCATATTAAAGAACATGAAGCAATTATTTCTAATCAAAAAATCTAA